A stretch of Ipomoea triloba cultivar NCNSP0323 chromosome 13, ASM357664v1 DNA encodes these proteins:
- the LOC116002258 gene encoding putative glycerol-3-phosphate transporter 4 gives MSGLVERITKGNPPGISVIRSIRGKDWSFKTYRYVVLFVTFIAYTSYHASRKPSSIVKSVLDPKSGIDNATLNSSYLWPVGDVFVKRELDLGRSKGKGWEPFNGKDGTKKLGEIDVAFLACYSIGMYVAGHLGDSLDLRLFLTTGMIGSGVFVALFGMGYFWNIHEFWFYLAMQMGAGLFQATGWPSVVAVIGNWFDKSKRGLIMGVWNAHTSVGNISGSLLAAAVLDYGWGWSFILPGAFIFVTGLIVFFFLPAYPEDVGFPCENAVVAEHSDEETQLGNENEGASMFSHGSVTRKGVGFLGACLIPGVIPFALCLFFSKMVAYTFLYWLPFYLSQTAIGGEYVSVKSAGNLSTLFDVGGIVGGILAGLFSDWFDARATTAASFMSAAIPVMFLYRRFGGVSETLNIFLMFLSGLCVNGPYALITTAVSADLGTHKSLRGDSRALATVTAIIDGTGSLGAALGPLLTGFLSTKGWDAVFIMLSIGALCAVLLLSNLVVTELRGKNYKHRPNVEHNSGGSASQPLLHDER, from the exons ATGTCTGGGTTGGTTGAGAGGATTACGAAGGGAAACCCACCTGGGATTTCTGTGATAAGAAGCATCAGAGGCAAAGATTGGAGCTTTAAGACATATAGATACGTGGTTTTGTTTGTAACATTTATAGCGTATACATCTTACCATGCTTCCAGGAAGCCAAGTAGCATAGTGAAGAGTGTTTTGGATCCTAAGTCGGGTATTGATAATGCCACCTTGAATTCTTCTTACTTGTGGCCAGTTGGTGATGTTTTCGTGAAGAGAGAATTGGATTTAGGCAGATCAAAAGGGAAAGGGTGGGAGCCCTTTAATGGGAAGGATGGGACGAAGAAATTGGGGGAAATTGATGTTGCTTTTCTTGCGTGTTATTCAATAGGAATGTACGTGGCAGGGCATTTAGGTGATTCCTTGGACCTCCGGCTGTTCCTCACCACTGGGATGATTGGGAGTGGTGTTTTTGTTGCCCTTTTCGGGATGGGATATTTCTGGAATATCCATGAATTCTGGTTTTATTTGGCTATGCAAATGGGTGCTGGGCTTTTTCAGGCCACAGGATGGCCTTCAGTTGTGGCTGTTATTGGGAATTGGTTTGACAAGAGCAAAAGGGGATTGATCATGGGTGTTTGGAATGCCCATACCTCTGTTGGGAATATCAGTGGATCCCTTCTTGCGGCTGCTGTTTTAGATTATGGATGGGGTTGGTCCTTTATTCTTCCTGGTGCTTTTATATTTGTGACAGGGCTGATTGTGTTCTTCTTCTTGCCCGCTTATCCGGAGGATGTTGGATTTCCTTGTGAAAATGCTGTTGTGGCAGAGCATAGTGATGAAGAAACTCAGTTAGGGAATGAAAATGAAGGTGCCAGTATGTTTAGCCATGGTTCTGTAACTAGGAAAGGTGTTGGCTTCCTTGGGGCTTGTCTAATACCAGGTGTAATTCCATTTGCCTTGTGCCTTTTCTTCTCCAAGATGGTGGCATACACATTTTTGTACTGGTTGCCATTTTATCTCAGCCAAACTG CTATCGGGGGAGAATATGTGTCCGTGAAGTCTGCTGGAAATCTTTCTACTCTTTTTGATGTTGGGGGAATTGTGGGAGGAATTCTAGCTGGCTTATTCTCCGACTGGTTTGATGCTCGTGCTACTACAGCGGCCAGCTTTATGTCTGCAGCAATTCCCGTGATGTTTTTATATCGCAGATTTGGAGGTGTATCCGAGACCCTTAACATTTTCCTCATGTTTTTGTCTGGATTGTGTGTGAACGGACCGTACGCGCTTATTACTACTGCGGTCTCCGCAGATCTTGGTACTCACAAATCTCTGAGGGGAGATTCCCGAGCACTAGCTACGGTTACTGCAATCATTGACGGAACTGGATCGCTTGGTGCAGCACTTGGTCCGCTTTTGACAGGTTTTCTCTCCACAAAAGGATGGGATGCCGTTTTTATAATGCTTTCAATCGGGGCTCTGTGTGCTGTGCTTCTGTTATCCAATTTGGTTGTTACCGAACTCAGAGGGAAGAATTACAAACACCGGCCTAACGTAGAACACAATTCTGGAG